From a single Calothrix sp. NIES-2098 genomic region:
- a CDS encoding intracellular protease, PfpI family protein: protein MTEELTNKKVAILVTDGFEQVEMTQPKQALESAGAQTHIISPKSDRVQGWNHFDKGDFFPVDVPLDRVNPADYDALLLPGGVANPDQLRTQAKAIEFIKSFFDTDKPVAAICHGPWTLIEADVVRGRRIASWPSLKTDLQNAGAQWVDREVVVDNNLVSSRKPDDIPAFNREMIELFSHAGQVRQIV from the coding sequence ATGACAGAAGAACTTACAAATAAGAAAGTTGCCATTCTGGTTACAGATGGCTTTGAGCAAGTTGAAATGACTCAACCCAAGCAAGCCCTTGAGTCAGCAGGTGCTCAAACCCACATCATTTCACCGAAGAGCGATCGCGTTCAGGGCTGGAACCATTTTGACAAAGGGGATTTTTTCCCGGTAGATGTCCCCCTCGATCGAGTAAATCCAGCCGACTATGATGCCCTCCTGCTTCCCGGTGGTGTTGCCAATCCAGATCAACTTCGGACTCAAGCTAAGGCGATCGAGTTTATAAAGTCCTTCTTCGATACTGACAAGCCGGTAGCGGCGATCTGCCACGGACCTTGGACTCTGATCGAGGCAGATGTGGTGCGCGGACGGCGGATCGCCTCGTGGCCGTCGCTCAAGACCGATCTCCAGAACGCAGGTGCCCAGTGGGTAGATCGGGAAGTTGTAGTTGATAACAACCTCGTGTCGAGCCGCAAGCCAGACGACATCCCAGCCTTCAACCGGGAAATGATCGAGCTGTTCAGCCATGCAGGGCAGGTACGGCAGATAGTGTGA
- a CDS encoding phosphoribosylamine--glycine ligase, whose protein sequence is MKVLVIGNGGREHALAWKLLQSKQIEQVVCVPGNGGTASMAGCQNIPLAVDDFEGIGKYCHENGITLVVVGPEVPLAKGITDYLNQQSLKVFGPVRAGAQIEASKAWAKALMQEAGIPTAKAAVFTEAAAAKSYVKAQGAPIVVKADGLAAGKGVTVAETVEQADGAIDAIFQGQFGSAGEFVVIEECLIGQEVSVLALTDGLTIRPLLPAQDHKRIGEGDTGENTGGMGAYAPAPIATPEIMARVQTEVLERAIATLKAKGIDYRGVLYAGLMIAPNGDFKVLEFNCRFGDPETQVILPLLETPLEELILACIEQRLGEMPAIAWKKGAAATVVAAAGGYPGAYEKGHVIIGTEQATATGVTVFHAGTKLNEQKEVVTDGGRVLNVTGIGEDFAQAIAQAYAGIQSIHFQGMYYRRDIGHRVKGQ, encoded by the coding sequence GTGAAAGTTTTAGTTATCGGTAATGGAGGGCGCGAACACGCTCTGGCTTGGAAACTGCTGCAATCTAAGCAAATTGAGCAAGTTGTTTGCGTACCGGGAAATGGGGGTACGGCAAGTATGGCAGGTTGCCAAAATATACCCCTAGCGGTAGATGACTTTGAGGGCATTGGTAAGTATTGTCATGAAAATGGGATAACTCTGGTGGTAGTCGGGCCAGAAGTGCCCTTAGCAAAGGGAATTACAGATTATCTTAATCAGCAAAGCTTGAAGGTATTTGGCCCGGTCAGAGCCGGAGCGCAAATTGAGGCGAGTAAGGCTTGGGCAAAAGCTTTAATGCAAGAAGCGGGTATTCCGACAGCGAAAGCAGCTGTGTTTACAGAAGCCGCAGCAGCCAAATCCTACGTGAAAGCACAGGGCGCACCGATTGTAGTCAAAGCTGATGGCTTGGCGGCGGGTAAGGGCGTAACGGTGGCGGAAACGGTAGAACAAGCTGATGGTGCCATTGATGCGATATTTCAAGGACAGTTTGGCAGTGCTGGGGAATTTGTTGTCATTGAAGAATGTTTGATTGGGCAAGAAGTTTCGGTCTTAGCCTTGACTGACGGGTTAACCATTCGTCCGTTACTCCCAGCACAGGATCATAAGCGGATTGGTGAAGGCGATACCGGGGAAAATACTGGAGGAATGGGAGCTTATGCGCCAGCGCCGATTGCCACACCAGAGATTATGGCACGGGTGCAAACAGAAGTCTTAGAAAGAGCGATCGCCACTTTAAAAGCTAAGGGGATTGATTACCGGGGTGTACTCTACGCCGGGCTAATGATTGCACCCAATGGCGACTTTAAGGTTTTGGAATTTAACTGTCGCTTTGGCGATCCCGAAACGCAAGTCATTCTGCCGCTATTGGAAACGCCCTTAGAAGAGTTGATTCTAGCTTGTATAGAACAGCGTTTAGGAGAAATGCCAGCGATCGCTTGGAAAAAAGGAGCAGCTGCTACAGTCGTGGCGGCGGCTGGAGGTTATCCAGGAGCGTATGAAAAAGGACACGTTATTATAGGAACCGAGCAAGCCACCGCAACCGGAGTCACTGTATTTCATGCAGGCACAAAATTGAACGAGCAAAAAGAAGTAGTAACCGATGGTGGTCGAGTATTAAACGTAACTGGTATTGGTGAGGATTTTGCGCAAGCGATCGCCCAAGCCTACGCAGGCATTCAATCTATTCACTTTCAAGGGATGTATTACCGTCGAGACATTGGGCATAGAGTTAAGGGGCAATAG
- a CDS encoding cyclase/dehydrase — protein MSQPIKVEKTVTINKPAEELYRFWHNFGNLPRFMKHLKDVKVNNNQRESSGHATRSHWTTSGVLGGSVEWDADIIEDRENELIAWASVEGADVDNSGSVRFQPAPANRGTEVKVVTKYNPPGGAIGATIAKLFGEEPEQQIGDDLRRFKMLMETGEIATIEGQPKGG, from the coding sequence ATGAGCCAACCAATTAAAGTTGAAAAGACGGTAACGATTAACAAACCAGCAGAGGAACTCTACCGCTTTTGGCATAACTTTGGAAACTTGCCGCGCTTCATGAAGCATCTCAAAGACGTAAAAGTAAACAATAATCAGCGAGAGTCCTCCGGACACGCTACGCGATCGCACTGGACGACCAGTGGGGTGTTAGGTGGAAGTGTTGAATGGGATGCAGACATCATTGAAGATCGGGAAAACGAATTGATTGCTTGGGCTTCGGTTGAAGGCGCAGATGTTGATAACTCTGGTTCTGTCCGCTTCCAGCCAGCACCCGCCAATCGCGGTACAGAGGTAAAGGTCGTCACGAAATATAACCCGCCTGGTGGTGCGATTGGAGCTACCATTGCCAAACTCTTCGGCGAAGAACCAGAACAGCAGATTGGAGATGATTTACGCCGCTTCAAAATGCTGATGGAAACAGGCGAGATTGCAACAATAGAAGGTCAACCAAAGGGAGGTTAA
- a CDS encoding aldo/keto reductase: MEQHRFGSTQREVAAIGQGTWYIDNGDRASAIAALRQGLDLGMTHIDTAEMYGSAEEVVAEAIAGRRDRVFLVSKVLPGNASRRGTIVACEKSLARLHTDRLDCYLLHWRGQHPLEETIAAFEQLQHEGKILCWGVSNFDVPDLEAVQKIAGEGSLVCNQVLYHLKERAIEHAVIPWCEKHGVAVVAYSPFGHGDFPSSRTTAGRVLQEIAAAHNATPRQVALRFLVRRSSLFAIPKASNPEHAAENAGAGELNLTQTELDRIDAAFPTGSRPRVLPTL; encoded by the coding sequence ATGGAACAGCATCGATTTGGTTCCACGCAGCGCGAGGTGGCAGCGATCGGTCAAGGAACCTGGTACATCGACAACGGTGACCGCGCCTCTGCGATCGCTGCTTTGCGCCAAGGACTCGATCTCGGCATGACCCATATCGACACAGCCGAGATGTACGGTAGCGCCGAGGAGGTAGTCGCCGAGGCGATCGCTGGACGACGCGATCGGGTTTTCCTGGTTTCCAAGGTTCTTCCTGGAAATGCTTCTCGCAGAGGGACGATCGTAGCCTGCGAGAAATCCCTCGCTCGACTTCATACCGATCGGCTGGACTGTTATCTGTTGCACTGGCGCGGTCAACACCCACTGGAGGAGACGATCGCTGCCTTCGAGCAGCTTCAGCATGAAGGGAAGATTCTCTGCTGGGGCGTGAGCAACTTCGATGTGCCTGACCTTGAAGCAGTCCAGAAGATCGCTGGCGAGGGTTCTCTCGTCTGCAATCAAGTCCTTTACCATTTGAAAGAGAGAGCGATCGAACATGCTGTGATCCCCTGGTGTGAGAAGCATGGGGTCGCCGTAGTCGCATACAGCCCGTTCGGTCATGGGGATTTTCCCAGCTCGCGCACAACCGCAGGTCGCGTACTACAGGAAATCGCCGCCGCCCATAACGCCACCCCTCGCCAAGTCGCGCTCCGATTTCTGGTGCGGCGTTCCTCGCTCTTTGCAATCCCCAAAGCATCCAACCCCGAACACGCCGCTGAAAACGCGGGAGCTGGGGAACTCAATCTGACCCAAACCGAACTCGATCGAATCGACGCAGCTTTCCCGACCGGATCTCGTCCCCGCGTGCTTCCCACGCTGTAA
- a CDS encoding pentapeptide repeat-containing protein: MSYLSQIWKRLSNYARGTKLPETPQTTYQEVEAVLHEDKTPQDLDKNHRWSQENLQDSLLPQRLQKRLEEWGKPGNGLPDLTGVTPNTEHLPLRYRQFYEEIYDLLGYGALTPDIVQQVMNLLIAGKKFHPLLLFQRLEEFYRRWCQSEFLDAAPSENLPQKKMLSMLAQNIAIGLRQVDIYTGLNVLILLLELHRYAQGRAELQQLITFYPSSQPDTDSFFTSQLLRIINYSDAIEIGNFSSIVGEFLKGGNFRGAYLGNANLAGVNFSGANLSGAYLGDANLIGANFSNANLGGANFGDANLSGANFNNANLSRADFSSANLSGANLNRADLSRANLSSADLSSTNLKNANLTSADLNSSNLKDAKLNGADLSHAILFGANLSEAKLSGINLSHADLCRADLSGADLSRAILNGTNLSDTILFSTNLSDAILVAADLSYAKLNGAKLNYAKLNGAMFLGADLSGVDLSGVVLNDADLSGVLLSEADLSGADLSDTMLFGTDLSYANLNYANLSGSNLSGALLNGADLSHTNLSYAILSNADVSEANLEQMTWGETQQWETVRGLEKAVNVPEKLKQQLGLSS; this comes from the coding sequence ATGTCATACTTGTCGCAAATTTGGAAGCGTTTAAGCAATTACGCGAGAGGTACAAAGTTACCAGAAACGCCACAGACAACATACCAGGAAGTTGAAGCAGTTTTGCATGAGGACAAAACTCCACAAGATTTAGATAAAAACCATAGATGGTCTCAAGAGAATTTACAAGACTCTTTATTACCCCAACGGTTGCAAAAAAGGTTAGAAGAATGGGGAAAACCAGGAAATGGTTTGCCAGATCTCACAGGTGTAACGCCGAATACAGAGCATTTACCTTTAAGGTATCGCCAATTTTATGAAGAAATATACGATTTACTAGGTTATGGAGCGTTGACACCAGACATAGTTCAACAAGTAATGAACTTGCTGATAGCTGGGAAGAAATTTCATCCCCTGCTGCTGTTCCAACGTCTGGAAGAATTTTATCGCCGCTGGTGTCAGAGTGAATTTCTCGATGCTGCACCTAGTGAGAACTTGCCTCAGAAAAAAATGTTAAGTATGCTAGCACAAAATATAGCGATCGGACTGAGACAAGTAGATATATATACAGGACTTAACGTATTAATTTTACTTTTGGAGTTACACCGCTACGCGCAAGGGCGAGCTGAACTTCAGCAGCTAATTACCTTTTATCCATCGAGCCAACCGGATACAGACAGTTTTTTCACATCCCAACTACTGCGGATAATTAATTATAGCGATGCCATTGAAATTGGAAATTTTAGTAGCATCGTTGGAGAATTCTTGAAAGGTGGCAACTTTCGGGGTGCTTATTTAGGTAACGCCAACTTAGCGGGTGTCAACTTTAGCGGTGCCAACCTCAGTGGCGCTTATTTAGGAGATGCTAACCTCATAGGAGCCAACTTTAGTAACGCTAACTTAGGTGGCGCAAACTTTGGAGATGCCAATCTCAGCGGTGCTAACTTCAACAACGCCAACCTCAGCCGTGCCGACTTCAGCAGTGCTAATCTCAGCGGTGCTAACCTGAACCGCGCCGACCTCAGCCGCGCTAACCTCAGCAGTGCCGACCTCAGCAGCACCAACCTCAAAAATGCCAATCTCACCAGTGCCGACCTCAACAGCAGCAATCTCAAAGATGCCAAGCTCAACGGTGCTGACCTCAGTCATGCGATCCTGTTCGGTGCCAACCTCAGCGAAGCCAAACTTAGCGGTATTAACCTCAGCCATGCCGACCTCTGCCGTGCAGACCTCAGCGGTGCTGACCTGAGCCGTGCTATTCTTAACGGCACCAACCTCAGCGACACAATTCTTTTCAGTACTAACCTCAGCGACGCTATTCTGGTTGCGGCAGACCTCAGCTATGCCAAACTCAACGGTGCCAAGCTTAATTACGCCAAACTCAACGGCGCTATGTTCTTAGGCGCAGACCTCAGTGGTGTAGACCTGAGTGGTGTGGTGCTCAACGATGCCGACCTCAGCGGCGTGCTGCTAAGTGAAGCCGACCTCAGTGGAGCCGACCTCAGCGATACTATGCTTTTCGGCACTGATCTCAGCTATGCCAATCTCAACTACGCCAACCTCAGCGGTAGTAACCTGAGTGGTGCTTTACTCAACGGTGCAGATCTTAGCCACACAAATCTCAGCTACGCTATTTTGAGCAATGCAGATGTGAGCGAAGCCAACCTAGAACAAATGACCTGGGGTGAAACTCAGCAATGGGAAACTGTTCGGGGATTAGAGAAAGCAGTAAATGTGCCAGAAAAATTAAAGCAGCAGTTGGGATTGAGTTCCTAA
- a CDS encoding cyclic nucleotide-regulated ABC bacteriocin/lantibiotic exporter, which produces MPSEFPPTKLAEQLTQTLGVNISEQELLDAVKAIKIHEPQIAKLFWQAAGSTPGIYIVLTGKVRLLDTSHNLIATFSTGDSFGHLTLFSQEEFSPYNARASTNLKLGYLPGDILQNLMSRYPEIQQHLYHQAEAWDLLLLCSQNSPEPRIAPVEETLKVLSLFQQHHLEIGYLPPQLTQDSKLWLLRRGELLHSDGRTLTPGRIYQPSSRSNRGGGWQAIQPTELYSLSHLDWQTALQHLPQLTEFVTSDTKDSEEEEEEDTLSENEEVLRYRDDVPLHSRSRTSNSYTFPTGSPQRQTRPAKRRAYFPNPSVTINHWWGRISKRYPFFQQQSASDCAASCLVMIGRYWGKNFSLNRLRDIANTSRSGASLRGLAAAAETIGFSTRPVKASFDKLAQQPLPAIAHWQGKHYIVVYEISKKRVIVGDPAIGQRTLTPREFTANWTGYALLLQPTSEFKETEEANTPFWQFFELVKPHWLVLLEVVIASIFIQVFGLVTPLLTQLLLDRVIVQGSTITLHAIGLGLLIFGLFRVAVNGLRQYLLDHTANRITLSMIVGFIKHTFRLPLSFFESRYVGDIISRLQENHKIQRFLTGESLSIFLDLLTVFIYIGLMFWYSWKMALLVLVILPPIVLITVIATPFLRRISREIFNAIAAESSYLIEALTGIKTIRSMAIEQTVRWKWEERLHQSIKKGFSGQIISNQLQIASGTIETIATTSLLWFGAWLVIQNQLTIGQLIAFNMLLGNVIRPFQRLAVLWNQLQEVMISSERINDVLETEPEEDLQASPKQFLPRLRGYIRFENVTFRYHPESEMNILENISFTAQPEQTIAIVGRSGSGKTTLSKLILGLYPATEGKVLIDNYDLSNVAFKSLRSQIGVVDQDTFLFGGTIRENISIAHPEATLEEVVEAAHLAGADEFIQQLPMGYETPIGEGGGLLSGGQRQRLAIARALLGNPSLLLLDEATSHLDAESERIIQNNLKTITQGRTTLIIAHRLSTIRNADLILVLDKGALVESGTHEELIKTKGYYYYLNQQQLAQAV; this is translated from the coding sequence ATGCCTTCAGAATTTCCCCCAACTAAACTGGCTGAACAACTCACCCAAACCTTGGGTGTAAATATTTCAGAACAAGAACTACTAGACGCTGTTAAAGCTATAAAAATCCACGAACCACAAATTGCAAAATTATTCTGGCAAGCAGCAGGTTCAACACCAGGTATTTACATAGTTTTAACAGGAAAAGTTAGACTACTAGACACATCTCATAATTTAATCGCAACTTTCTCTACAGGCGATTCATTTGGGCATCTGACTCTTTTTTCCCAAGAAGAATTTAGCCCTTATAATGCCAGGGCTTCTACTAATTTAAAGCTTGGTTATCTTCCAGGCGATATTTTGCAAAACTTAATGAGCAGATATCCAGAGATTCAGCAGCATCTATATCACCAAGCAGAAGCATGGGATTTATTGTTGTTATGTTCTCAAAATTCCCCAGAGCCTCGCATTGCTCCTGTGGAAGAGACGTTGAAAGTTTTGTCTCTGTTTCAACAACATCATCTAGAAATAGGCTACTTACCACCACAACTGACTCAAGATAGCAAGTTATGGCTGTTACGTCGTGGGGAATTACTACATTCAGATGGTCGTACTTTAACCCCAGGAAGAATTTATCAGCCTTCCAGCCGCAGTAATCGCGGCGGTGGTTGGCAAGCAATTCAACCTACAGAACTTTACAGTCTGAGCCATTTAGACTGGCAAACAGCATTGCAACACTTACCACAATTAACAGAGTTCGTTACTTCTGATACTAAGGACTCGGAGGAAGAGGAGGAAGAAGATACACTCTCTGAGAATGAAGAAGTTCTGAGATATAGAGATGATGTCCCCTTACATTCTCGTTCTCGGACTTCCAATTCTTATACATTCCCTACAGGATCTCCTCAACGTCAAACAAGACCAGCTAAACGCCGCGCTTACTTTCCCAACCCCAGCGTCACCATCAACCATTGGTGGGGAAGAATCAGCAAGCGCTATCCATTCTTTCAACAGCAGAGTGCTTCTGACTGTGCGGCGTCTTGCTTGGTAATGATTGGGCGCTATTGGGGTAAAAACTTTAGTTTAAATCGGCTGCGAGATATCGCTAATACGAGTCGCAGTGGCGCATCATTGCGGGGTTTAGCAGCAGCCGCAGAGACCATAGGCTTTTCTACACGACCTGTAAAGGCTAGTTTCGATAAATTAGCACAACAACCTTTGCCTGCGATCGCACATTGGCAAGGCAAGCATTACATCGTCGTCTATGAAATTAGCAAAAAACGGGTAATTGTTGGCGATCCGGCGATCGGACAACGCACTCTCACTCCTAGGGAATTCACCGCCAACTGGACTGGTTATGCATTGTTATTACAACCCACATCGGAATTTAAAGAAACCGAGGAAGCAAATACACCATTTTGGCAATTCTTTGAGTTAGTCAAACCACACTGGTTAGTATTGCTAGAAGTGGTGATTGCTTCGATATTTATTCAAGTATTTGGGTTGGTGACACCACTATTAACTCAGTTACTTTTGGATCGGGTAATTGTGCAAGGTAGCACTATCACCTTACATGCTATTGGTTTAGGCTTATTAATTTTTGGGCTGTTTCGAGTCGCCGTCAATGGATTGCGACAGTATTTATTAGATCACACGGCGAATCGAATTACTTTATCGATGATTGTGGGTTTTATTAAACACACTTTCCGATTACCTTTATCGTTTTTCGAGTCGCGTTACGTCGGTGATATTATTTCTCGCCTCCAAGAAAATCATAAAATCCAACGCTTTTTAACTGGTGAATCCCTGTCAATATTTCTCGATTTATTAACAGTATTCATCTATATCGGATTGATGTTTTGGTACAGTTGGAAAATGGCATTGTTGGTATTGGTAATTTTACCACCTATAGTATTAATTACCGTTATCGCCACGCCATTTTTACGCCGTATATCCAGAGAAATATTTAATGCGATCGCAGCTGAAAGTAGTTACCTCATTGAAGCCCTCACAGGTATTAAGACTATCAGATCGATGGCAATTGAGCAGACAGTGCGTTGGAAATGGGAGGAACGCTTACATCAATCAATTAAAAAAGGATTCTCTGGGCAAATTATTAGTAATCAACTGCAAATTGCCAGTGGTACTATTGAAACTATCGCCACCACTAGCTTACTCTGGTTTGGGGCTTGGTTAGTAATTCAAAATCAACTAACGATTGGACAGTTAATTGCCTTTAATATGTTGTTGGGTAATGTGATTCGTCCATTTCAAAGGTTGGCTGTGCTGTGGAATCAATTACAAGAAGTGATGATTTCGAGCGAGCGAATTAATGATGTCTTAGAAACCGAACCAGAAGAAGATTTACAAGCTTCACCAAAGCAGTTTCTTCCCAGATTGCGTGGTTACATTCGGTTTGAAAATGTCACATTTCGCTATCATCCCGAAAGTGAGATGAACATTCTGGAAAATATCAGCTTTACAGCGCAGCCAGAACAAACAATTGCTATCGTCGGACGTAGCGGTTCTGGTAAAACCACACTTTCTAAATTAATTTTAGGTCTTTATCCCGCTACCGAAGGCAAAGTTTTAATTGACAATTATGATTTATCTAACGTAGCTTTCAAGTCGCTGCGTTCTCAAATTGGGGTTGTGGATCAAGATACCTTCTTATTCGGCGGTACAATTCGCGAAAATATTAGTATTGCTCATCCTGAAGCGACTCTAGAAGAAGTTGTCGAAGCAGCACATTTAGCTGGAGCAGATGAATTTATTCAGCAATTACCAATGGGCTATGAAACTCCAATTGGTGAAGGTGGCGGACTTCTATCTGGAGGACAACGACAACGGTTAGCAATCGCTCGTGCTTTATTAGGAAATCCCTCGTTATTATTATTAGATGAAGCTACGAGCCATCTTGATGCTGAATCAGAACGCATCATTCAAAATAATCTCAAAACAATTACTCAAGGACGTACAACCCTGATAATTGCACATCGCCTTTCCACTATACGCAATGCTGATTTGATTTTAGTTTTAGATAAAGGTGCATTAGTGGAAAGCGGTACTCATGAGGAATTAATTAAAACCAAAGGTTATTACTACTACCTCAACCAACAACAATTAGCTCAAGCTGTTTGA
- a CDS encoding alcohol dehydrogenase yields the protein MKALCWHGANDVRVDTVPDPKIINPRDAIVKITSTAICGSDLHLYDGYIPTMEKGDILGHEFMGEVVELGSAVKNVKIGDRVVVPFTISCGSCFFCKKDLWSLCDNSNPNAWIPEKLMGHSPSGLFGYSHMMGGYAGGQAEYARVPFADVGLFKIPDGLTDEQVLFLTDIFPTGYMAAENCDIEPGDTVAIWGCGPVGQFAIRSAYMLGAERVIAIDRVPERLQMAKDGKAEVLNYEEVEVGEALKEMTGGRGPDACMDAVGMEAHGTGPDAFYDQVKQAVRMETDRPTALRQVIVACRKGGTVSIPGVYGGFVDKIPMGAAMNKALTFKTGQTHVHRYLRPLLERVQNGDIDPSFVITHRLPLEQAPHGYEIFKHKKDNCIKIVLKPGQAA from the coding sequence ATGAAAGCACTTTGCTGGCACGGCGCTAACGATGTACGAGTTGATACAGTACCCGATCCAAAAATCATCAATCCGCGTGATGCGATTGTTAAAATAACGTCAACGGCGATTTGCGGTTCTGATTTACATCTTTATGACGGTTACATCCCCACGATGGAAAAGGGCGACATCCTTGGTCATGAATTTATGGGGGAGGTCGTCGAGCTAGGTAGTGCCGTCAAGAATGTGAAGATAGGCGATCGCGTTGTCGTCCCCTTTACCATTTCCTGCGGCTCGTGTTTCTTCTGCAAAAAGGATTTATGGTCGCTTTGCGATAACTCCAACCCTAACGCCTGGATACCGGAAAAACTGATGGGTCATTCTCCATCTGGTCTTTTCGGCTACTCCCATATGATGGGTGGCTATGCTGGAGGTCAAGCTGAATATGCCCGCGTTCCCTTTGCCGATGTCGGTTTATTCAAGATTCCTGATGGACTAACAGACGAACAAGTCCTGTTTCTGACGGATATCTTCCCCACTGGCTATATGGCAGCGGAAAACTGCGATATCGAGCCAGGAGATACTGTAGCGATCTGGGGCTGCGGCCCAGTCGGACAGTTTGCCATTAGAAGTGCATATATGCTAGGTGCCGAGCGCGTCATTGCGATCGATCGAGTTCCCGAACGCCTACAGATGGCGAAAGACGGTAAGGCAGAAGTTCTTAACTATGAGGAAGTCGAGGTGGGTGAAGCATTGAAAGAAATGACGGGTGGTCGCGGCCCCGATGCTTGCATGGATGCTGTGGGAATGGAAGCCCACGGTACGGGTCCTGATGCGTTTTACGACCAGGTAAAGCAAGCCGTGCGTATGGAAACCGACCGACCCACTGCCCTAAGGCAAGTGATTGTTGCCTGCCGCAAAGGTGGCACTGTGTCAATTCCTGGTGTTTACGGCGGCTTTGTAGACAAGATACCGATGGGTGCTGCCATGAACAAAGCTTTGACGTTTAAAACGGGACAAACGCACGTTCATAGGTACTTGCGCCCGTTACTCGAGCGCGTCCAAAATGGCGATATTGACCCATCTTTTGTAATCACCCATCGTCTGCCGCTAGAACAAGCACCGCACGGCTACGAAATTTTTAAACACAAGAAGGACAACTGTATCAAGATCGTGCTCAAGCCAGGTCAGGCTGCCTAA
- a CDS encoding HlyD family secretion protein, protein MPNRSDNALAFLTTPQQQQLESASDLTERNYQPKLEDEATDWYYGTEELLDALPRVWTRSLLYLILGFAGIVLPWSMLSKVDETGIARGRIEPKGSAQRLDAAVPGNITSVKVEEGQTVAAGQVLVELESNDLKSNLQQAQTKLEEQQNRLSQLDLIKNQVMLSINVQEQQNRAQELEKMSQVQQAQQNADSKQSTFNVQKLENQAQVDQAKQNIYSTKTSYTLSQTRLQRDLAEVERFRKLWKMGAVPQIKVVELQRLSDESQKLQVVAESDRKQANLRLQEQQSRYQAVITQIQSEIKQAKLRLQEQLNSYQSVVHTGKLALLKNQEQLKDLQTQVGSLKAEITQTKSQILAYKFQLSQRVIRSPIDGTIFQLPIQKPGTVVQPGQMVAQVAPKDSAFILKAQMPSNQTGFLRVGMPVKAKFDAYPFQDYGVVEGTVSWISPDSKIQETNAGRIETYELDIMLNRPYIQAANKRVTLTPGQTATAEVVIRQRRVIDFILDPFKKLNKGGLEL, encoded by the coding sequence ATGCCAAACCGTTCTGACAATGCATTAGCATTTCTGACTACACCACAACAACAACAGCTAGAATCAGCTAGCGATTTAACTGAGCGTAATTATCAACCTAAATTAGAAGATGAAGCTACAGATTGGTATTACGGTACAGAAGAACTATTAGATGCCTTACCTAGAGTTTGGACGCGCTCTTTACTGTATTTAATTTTAGGCTTTGCAGGTATTGTTTTACCTTGGTCGATGCTATCAAAAGTTGATGAAACTGGAATCGCTAGAGGTAGGATAGAACCCAAAGGATCGGCACAAAGATTAGATGCAGCCGTACCTGGAAATATCACATCTGTGAAGGTAGAAGAAGGTCAAACCGTAGCAGCAGGACAGGTATTAGTAGAACTAGAATCTAACGATCTAAAATCAAACTTACAGCAGGCTCAGACAAAGTTAGAAGAACAACAAAACCGACTCTCACAGTTAGATTTAATCAAAAATCAAGTGATGTTGTCGATTAACGTTCAGGAGCAACAAAACCGCGCTCAAGAATTAGAAAAAATGTCTCAAGTGCAACAAGCACAGCAAAATGCTGATTCTAAACAGAGTACATTTAACGTCCAAAAATTAGAAAACCAGGCTCAAGTAGATCAAGCTAAACAAAACATTTATTCTACTAAAACTTCTTACACATTAAGTCAAACTCGTTTGCAGAGAGATTTAGCAGAGGTTGAACGCTTTCGTAAACTTTGGAAGATGGGAGCAGTACCCCAAATCAAAGTTGTAGAGTTGCAAAGACTTAGCGATGAAAGCCAGAAATTGCAAGTTGTTGCTGAATCCGATCGCAAGCAGGCAAATTTGCGCTTACAAGAACAACAAAGCCGTTATCAAGCAGTTATAACTCAAATACAATCAGAAATTAAACAAGCAAAACTGCGTTTACAAGAGCAGCTAAATAGCTATCAAAGCGTGGTGCATACTGGTAAATTAGCTCTGCTAAAAAATCAAGAACAATTAAAAGATTTGCAAACGCAAGTCGGCTCTTTAAAAGCAGAAATTACTCAAACTAAAAGTCAGATACTAGCTTATAAATTCCAGTTATCTCAACGAGTAATTCGCTCTCCTATTGATGGCACAATTTTCCAATTACCGATTCAAAAACCTGGAACTGTTGTTCAACCAGGTCAAATGGTCGCTCAAGTTGCGCCTAAAGATTCTGCTTTTATCCTCAAAGCCCAGATGCCAAGCAATCAAACTGGATTTTTGCGTGTAGGTATGCCAGTTAAAGCGAAATTCGATGCTTATCCTTTCCAAGATTATGGTGTAGTTGAAGGAACGGTAAGTTGGATTTCTCCTGACTCCAAAATCCAAGAAACTAATGCTGGGAGGATTGAAACTTATGAGTTAGATATCATGTTAAATCGTCCTTATATCCAGGCAGCAAACAAACGCGTTACCTTAACCCCTGGTCAAACTGCTACGGCAGAAGTAGTTATTCGCCAACGCCGTGTTATCGACTTTATTTTAGACCCATTTAAGAAGTTAAATAAAGGAGGTTTAGAGCTTTGA